CCTTGAAGGGCATGTACTGGGTTTCTAAGGGACCTTGCACAGTTTATCACCTGATGAAAATGGGACGATTCCTTTGGAGAAGAATGTGACTCTgtgttcttttcctccctcctccaattttactccttctccctctttctattCTACAGCAATCATAGGAAAGGCTGCATTTAACAGCATTTTACACTCAACGTGCCAGTGTGTTAGGAACTGGATTATATAAGGAACCTTTAACAAAATGCTGTCCCATAAAGTCACACCAAAATGTTTCAATAGTAAATTCTAAAAGCTACACGGCCACTTGACATCTCCAGCTGGAACAGATGCTCTAGCTAATGGTAGATAATTGCTGCTGTGCCAAACAAATATCAAGATAATCAATACTCTAACCATCAGAAACATAATTCTGAAATGTGTTATTTTAAAGGCATTTCTGATTCCACTCCCaaatgatatgtgtatatataaaaatttctgtgtgtatatgcaacacatatgtatacacatacatacatataatatataaaaattgtctttttaaatAATAGATCCATGGTTTAAAACCCAAGTAAATAATTCCTACAGTAATCAGTAATACACTGTAAAAACTCAGTTTCATAAGAATAgctttttcatatttattgcCCAGATATATTTAAAAAGTCCAGTCTTTTAATATAATATGGCAATAGCCCTAATACATCTGTAAACAGAATATTACTAAAAAAGGTTTAAATTGGCATGTAAAATACTATGATTATGgatgcatgaaattatcaaatttTAAAGCATCTTAACATAATCATGtacaactatgtacaaaacatACATAAATCTCAATTTAAAACATATGAAAGAGGCAATTTCAAATCACACAAGACGTAATAAATATAGAGCTCGCTTTGTTAAAAATCTACATTGTACATTCAAGTAAAGGCAAAACTTCCAATGCCAGTTTACACTTGAGACAAAATTAAACATTTACAATAATTGGTTTCCTAAAAGTGCTACTTTTTATATCTATAAAAGGAAACGCTCCTTTTCTAGTGCTTCGATTTCCATCTGCAATGTCTCTACATTCCTTTGTTCACAGAACCAGAAGCTTCTGTTACTAAAAATCCAAAGCTTTTGTATCTTTTTCAATAGATAACATTTCAATTCTTTGGGGAAGACAGGAGAGGGAAGTCAGAACAAACAACTCAGACAATCTTTCTTAAAACCATTAAATATGATCAAGTTTATCCCACTTTGCATCTTAGACAAGACAATTTACGAACACATTAATTCCACTCGGTATGCCTATGGTAAGCCATCTCTGTGTTCTATGGATGAATCTGTACAAGCCAGAGAGCGTGAACCAGAGCAGCCTCCTTCCTGTGAGTCCGGTCTTGATGCCATGCTCCATTTCTGAGTTGTACATCCCCTTCCTATCTGATTTGGTGTAGCGTCTTCAGTAATCACATTCAGTACACTGCTTGAactgttgaaaaaaaaatgtcagtatTACTCTATTTATATTTGCACTTCATTTCCAAGATGTTTTAAAAACTTCATGTCTCACAAGCAAAGTTTCCAAATTATAGGCTAACTGGAGGGGCAAATGATTTCACTGCAGTCTCCAAGTACGCCCTGACTTCCTGGCCCCCAGAAAACACCACAACAAATAGGAGTCAGTTCTGTCTCTCTGAAGACCGGGGCTCTTAACAGACTACAGGACCAGTGTTCCACTTTCTCCATGTCTTCCCCACATAACCACTTCATTTCTCCAGATTACCACTTAAAAGCAGCTAGTACAATTTCAATAATATAGTCCAAGATGTGTTAATTTAAAGTGATATCTACTATTGTCACTCAGAAATACAGGaaagctatttatttttcttaaactaAAAGTACTGCCCCATTGAACAGTCATTTGTAAGTtgagtccaagctttacagaagaaatccttttattaaggggatttgttctacgAATTTTAGgttcagtcaaaaagccacacttgaggacctggagggccatatgtggtctcaaggccacaggttccccacccttggcttAGAACATTTCTCAGAAGACTTAATTTTGGCTTCCTATATGCTATTTTCACATGATTGTAGGAACtaaaagatgtgggttcaaatccaggctctgctCCCACGAGGTTCTCTCCAGAATTCAACATCTGCATGGTAAAATGAGCTTTGTGGGCTGGATGTTCCCCCTAAGGTCCTTCTCCTTGTTCAATATTATATACTCCTCAAAAAGATTGTGGAAAGGTCTCAAAAACTGTTGTCTTGAGTAAtaaaaatctgaattttattactgaaattactgaaaaaaGGGCCATCTCTGTTAATAACTAAAACTTCTTCACATGCCAATACTGTAACAAATACACAACTGGACCTCTCTCAGATAATGTCCTTGAACTCTATGCCATGAAGATACAGGACAAATTAAATTACCTTAAGGATTTTTTAGGTCATTTAGTAATAGAATGCCCTGCACCAGAAGATTTAAGACACTTTTTACTGAATTCCACTTCATAGTGAAGTTACATTAAAGTTGTAGTAGCATGGTTTCTTTTTATAAACATATTTTTGACAGTTAACCTTGTTCTAGAATCACTTTTTACAGTTTTGTTCTAATTTCAAAGGCTGTTAAGTATGAAATAAGGTAATAATATCAACTTcatatgtttttattatattggtggGCCTTCagagtaacagaagaggaaatgctattatccattttattgatataaatcTACATTACTAATCAAATTCAAAGATAACTTTTGGAAGAGGATAATTAAGCCAAccatgttgttttgttgttgtaataaaattcaaatttttccACTCAAAAGAAAATCCTTACTTTTTACAGGTTAAGTAAAAAACATACTTAACAACAACTATGCCACACAATTCTTACTGGCCACTCCTGGtagaagactttttaaaagagTTCCATAAGTATATTCTCTGGACtcatattatttccattttgactGACAATTAGTCACTCTTTcacttaatttaaaattttgtcttgGATTTAGTTAAGATCCAACAAATAGTAAAAGACATTGTCAAGCTTGCTACTATCTTTCTTTAATTATCTATTTCAATTCTGATGAATGATAAACCAAAAACCTCATGTTTTTGCTAACATTTTCAATGATTTGACAAGCATTTTTTCCTtggacatttttttctgtaactgCACTCTTATGTTCCCTTAAATTCTCACCTTTCTTTTCAAATCATGTACAGATTAATACAGAGGgctattcttttttcccccagattggtactttttcttttaaacaaagcCAACCAATCCTGTGACTACTGAAGGAGAATTTTTTATCAGCATTCCTGTTGCATAGGGCTTGGCTGCTCTCACTCTCCTCAGCTCCCTGCTCCCTGAAACCCACATGCTCCAGAGTCCCTGAGCTCCAGCTCATGGCTGCTTCTACtctactcttttcttttctggggtCTAGGCCACACCAATCAGCTCCTACCCTGCTGTTAACTGATGACCTTGCTTCTCTCCCAGTACTTGTTTCTGCTCCAACTCCCGACCTGCCCTTTTGTTTGCTCACTCACTCTTTGTCCCTATCATACATCCAGCATTTTCTTAACAGTCCACTGGGGAAAAGTCCAACCCAAAGTGTAGCATATGAacccaaaagaaaataaacaggaTGTAAATGTAAGGATACTCTAACATAGGCAAAGGGGAAAGAGTAGAAAAGGTGAAATCTAAAACACATCAATAGACATCTCTCAGGTGATTCAGTTATTTTCCCATATCAGATTGACTCTTCTTCGAAACTCATACTTAGTAGACTGTTATAtgttccttcttttcctatttaaagaaattttaaaaatagatatacaATAGATGTTTTCCCCATAAACAAgcttctaattgttaggaaaggATTTGGTATttgaagtactttttaaaaagctaactAAATCTTGTCAGTCATCTTAAATCCCTGCATTTTAAGAGGATTTTAAGTAACTGAACTAACATTATCACGTCTGTATGTGATGCCTGTATTTGGTCATACGTTAAGTTACTTTCTTTGGACAATGGAAAGTTCTTCCGTGGGCAAAGCCTTTGACGTGGCAGCTTCGGCTTCACAAGTCTATAAAGATAAGGTCACCCATTTAATACCTAGATTCTGATATATGGTGAATTGTCTGGAAAAGCTCTGAAGTAGAAGGAGAAACAGGAAGAGATTTAGTGAGTTTAGACGCGCGTACTGAAGACTCGTTATACGCAGAATAAGGTTTTTGTCCAGGTTTGGAGTGCAGCGTTAGATTGTCCTGATCAgaacctgaaaaagaaaaagagtaaaaaatgttcatttcttgAGAGATTCTGAACTGCAGAAAGAATAATCATGTGAAATGGCCTGgtgcagggttggggaacctatagcctcaaggtcacatgtagctTTCTAAGTCTTCAGGTGCAGCCTTTTTGACTGatcccaagttttacagaagtaatactttaaaaaaaattttttaatacatttaaaaaaaattaacattcaccattttttcttttattaaatttatttttagttttcaatattcacttctataaagattttgagttctaaattttctcccacttccCTCCCTAGAAGATGGCATGTATAGATAGGCTATACAAatacattcatgttaaacattttcacatcagtcatgtagcaaaaaagaattaaaagttaaggagaaaattacaagaaaaacaaatccttttattaaaggaatttgttctgtcaAGTTTGGACTGAGTTAAAGGGTCACTcctgaggacttagaaggccCCAAGTTCCCTTTCCCTGGCCTAGTGATAGAGGTTTTGAGCATCCTTTCAGTCCTAGGATTCCAACTTCTTCAGGAATGCTTTTCGGTTATTAAAAATAACTCTGAGAAGTGTTTTGGAGTAAGGAACTCCACCGACACATATTTGGATGTGTCAGTGACTGGGCAATCCACTAATTTTTCAGTGACTCAGTTAATTTTAATCTACAATTAATCTCAGCTACAGATCAGTCATTGAATTGTAATGATGAAGGGAACTTCCATGTAGGGAGTTGTCCCCtgaactgataaaatcatagaactTGCCAGAGATTTTATAAGACTTTAAAATGAGTTACTCTGTACTTATTTCAAAAGGATAATTTTATCTGTCTGGATACTCCTTCCATTGATACGGCTCTAACTCCCTCTGGAATTATGTAAATAGTCATTAGGAGTTGTTTTgcctgaaaaattcatcacctgaTACGGCCAACCTTGCAATGAAGCTCTGAACTCAGGCCAGCTGGTGCTCAGACAGCAGTCATCATATCTGTCACTGCAACTGTAAGCTAAGAAGGATTTGCCACATCTTGTGTTCCACCGCAGGGCCTCCTACATCCTGCTcactttcataccaaaatgaggcATCAAAGGAGGAGCTCAGGAGGATTCTTcagaatatttaatatattacaaCTGAGTTGAAGGCTGTGAATTTTTAATTATCATTACTGATGCAGTCATGTTCAGTCTGATTGTAAGAAACAAAAATCCAAactgattttgaaaaacaaaaataacatctGCATAGTAATTGCTTGCAGTAATAAACATGCAACCAAATGGATAAATATCCTcaagtttgtttttcatttgcaaaCTACTTACTTCCTGAGAAGGCACTTGGAGGTTTCCCATTTTCTGAGTTCTTATTGTCAAAAGAAGTCATGTTTAAGAACTGTTGCTTTAGCCAACCAGCTCGGTCTTCTTCAAAGGCCTTTCTCTATGAAAGGACAGACACAATCACATAAAAATCTAACAAATGCCTCTATACATGCCaccatttcatttatttccttgtgGTCATCCCTGGAAACATTAGCTAAAGTGAGTTTTCCTAGAAATTTATGGAAAATCTATTAGTTCATTTAAGAGAGCTAGACTTCAAACTTACTATAGGCAACATTTACCCTCTGTCTAGTATATCCAAGTGTGAATGTCCTCTGAAttaagcagtttaaaaaaaacaaggcaCAGTGGTGCATAActtgtaaataatataaaatgttaaGAATCTAAAGTTTCAAATGAAAGCAGAATACACTGATAGACTATGTTTCTGTACATCGTCAGTTATCAATGGGAGGCAATATCTGGTATTGAGAAAAAGTACTAGGCTAGTTCTAAGACAAAGGATTGAGTCTTCAGTCACTTATGTGCTGTGTGATCTTGATCATCACAATCACACCAATCAAACCAAATTTAGTTTCtatatttgtaaaaggaagatatCTGCCTTTTCTACTTCACAGCGGGGTGTAGGGGTCAAGCAATAATATACGGAGAAATACCTTTTTATGTGTAACACATgactgatcaatataatgatccaaaataactccaaaggacccatgataaaaaatgctatccacctccagagagagagctgaAGAACTCTCAGTGCAaaatgaagcatattatttttcactttatttttctttccttttagggGGGGTGGTATGTGACatggctaaaatggaaatatgttttctaagactttatatgtataatgggtattgtatcacttttcttctccatgggcaggggagagagataatttggaactcaaaaatttttaaatgaacgctaaaaattaattataaaaataaaggtaAAGCGTTTACCAATGTtaaatattacattaaattgtCCTGTTAGGATCATTAGAACATAGTGAGTACTAAAAACTGGTAAACTTCCATTCCAGCTATAAAGGACAAGAGCCAAAGAAGTGGTTACAAGTAGCTTCTAAGCAGTTATGAGTGAGATCCCATAACCCTCTTCCCATATACACTAAAATAACCTCacagaggaagggacagaagtaAAATAGAGAACAAATCAATCTTGCTTTCCTTCCAGGAGATAGTAGACATACTGTCAAATAAGGAGGTCAAGCAGAAATGCTACTCTTTCTGGACACCGCCTCTTGATACAACATATATTTCTGACAAGAAATAACTGACTCTAATCAGTAAAGAGTTCCATTTTAAAATCAGTGTTaacctttaaaaaataagctaGAAATGTTTGAAGAAACCAGGCATGGTAGAACACCCCTATAATTCCTGCCACTGGGGGAGGATGAGGCTAGTGGATCTCTTAGGCAATGGGGTACTGAAATGTAACAGGGTCAAAGCTGATCCAGGGCCTATAACCAAATATGGCCCCAGTACAGGGAGTCCCCAGGAGGAGAGAGATACCAGACTGCCTAAGGATGGAAAAACTTACCCAGAGCAGAAATATGGAAGTTAAAGCTTCCATGCCAAATGATATTTGAATCAGGCCCATGAGTGGCCACCGCACATctagcctgggtgagatagggaaACTTGTTCTAAAAAAAAGTCTAAAGAGAAGTTTCCAAAAGATCCAGTGCACAGATTATTAATATGaactaaacaataaaaataaaaatccatgcTAATCCAAGAATATTCTAATTTGCTTCTAAAGAGTTTGAGCACAGACCATGCATTTGATTCGTTAGGTGAACACACAGAGAAGGCAGGAAGTGGTTTATAGTTTTTAAGGCACactaataatcataataaatgctttggtaTGGATGCTTTTTGAATATGaccattccagctctaaacctatgctATGACTGACTCTTGGCAGAAATGCATACCTCTAGCCCCAGTCGGATAGCAGCTTCGGTAAAACTCCGTCTTTCTttctcaaagttctttttttgttctttaaataaGGCCCATTCCTCTTCAAGGCGTTCTTTTTCTTCCAACAAATAACAGTCTTGCAATAATGAGGAGGTGTCATCATCACATGCAGTGGTGAACTGCTGCTGCAAATCAGAAAGAAGCCTGTTACAATTCCAAGCTGCTCCCCCGGCAGGTGGAGGGCCCTGCAGCAGCCCTCTCTACAAGTCAGTTTGGAAAAACGCTTTCAGTACCattaaaaggaaagaacactATCTTCAGGGATCACAGGACACAGCAGTTAAACTAGGTACCAGAAATCTACCTACCTGTAAAAGTTGTTGCTGTGTTTGGATCATTTCCTTGCAATGCTGAATTTCCAACTCCAGTTTTTCAGTTTCTTGTTCATGATCCTGTCTTGAGATAACTTCTTCATCCTTAAAATCTCCTAAGTGTACCTTGGATACTGCGATTGAGAAATACATTTAACACTGGTATAAAAGTCTAATAAGGGTATCTAAGGTTCTCTTGCATATTCTTCCCATTCAAGACTTTTCATAGATTCTTATGCAATTTGACCATTTCTAAAGGAAGAGATCTTTCCTGTTCTAAATCTCAAAATGCACCTAAATAAATCTAGACTTCAAAATCAAATGCCTTCAGTATCACACACGTACAAAAATAAGTAGGTTCCACTGCGATTACAGCTAGCCTGCACCTTACTATGTTAGAAACTAAACAGAATAATTTCTTATGTATATCACAGTTTCCCACAAATTGTCCATCTAACACATGACTTTTACATTCATTTGTCCAAACACTTATCTTGGCTAAAGAAAGATAGTTTTCACAGCTATGGATATTACAGCAAGATTCTGCAATTAAATTCATGAATTATATTTTGTtgccatttttatttcaaagcaaattatttaacttgggACTTACTACTGTATTACAGGCATCAGCACACAAAAATGTTAGCTGAGACTTGTTCTCTGGTATTAAATGCAAAATTTATAAACTTTAAGCCACTTGTAAAATCTAAGCACAATTTATTTATTGCTGATAATGGCTGAAATCAAAGTAATATAAACACTTAGTTTGGGGAATAGAAGTATAAACATTATCTTACTAGTCATTCTTCTCTGAAGACATTTGTCAGCACTGAGTTTATGGCTGGGCAATTTATGATGACTTTTTTCTGTAGAACAATAATTCCTTCAAATAAATAGGCTTGCCCAACAACCAATTTATTAATAACTAAAACTCTATGTAATTTCTGTTTGAAGTAAACATACAAAATATTAAAGAATGTATTCTAGAAATCTAAACTAAGAAATGCCTAAGGCATAAGGAAAGATGGAAACACTATGTCAATTGACATGGCATTATAATTAGTGCTTGatttaaaaatgtttagaatAAAAACGAAATTACCTGATTCACTCCCATTGATAGACTATATTTATACTGCAGGCACCCAAATGTGCTTTTCTCAAAGATTTACTGTATATGCACAGTATGTTTCTCCAGGCAAAACAACACTAATAAAATGTCTAAAAGCAGACAAAATTTTGTATTTCTAAGTATCATGCTTTAAATATCTGTTCTAGGACATACGCTTGAATGTGACCCCTAACTAGTTTTCTAGGTATCTATTCaacaaaggttaaaaattatatatgaacATAATACCACTATAACctctgcaataaatatttatattcaaaGATGTTTCTGTAAGATTTATCAACACATTCATCTAAACACTTCTTTGGGAAGTGTTATCACATAAGGTGTCACAATTTAGCTAAAAATGGATAGAATCTACAATCACCTTGGTTATCAAGTTTTTCAACATGACTTTTCAGAATTCTCCACTGTTTTCTAATGCTATTAGTAAGCTGCTCTCTCACAGTTTCACAGGAGAGTTCCCACATATTTTCTTTACTTAGTTCTGAAGTATCTTCTTCAACATCCGACAGCACCTATAcataaatggaagaatttatagaaatagaaaaagagaatagaaaaaacagaaaaactttGGATACATCAACATTGTAAGTCATTAATTGAACTGATGAAATGTTATCAATTTTTCCATGTCATCCTTACATAggctttttataaatttattttctcctgttaATCATCATTTCTCTCCCTAACTTAGTCCTGCTGAGAAGTATATAGTGAATTCTATCTTAACACCTCACATAATATAGAAGTGACCCCAGCAATTCAAAAAGCTGCAGAGTAAGAGGAATGTGAACCCTTATAGCAGTCTAGGCCCTACAACAAACTGAAGAGCCCATGAGGAGCCCTTCCAAACCCAAGCCTATGATCCCAAGGACTCCCAGGGGCTAATTTTTCTGAGGATGAGTCTAGATAAACTAGAGAGTCTTTCATCACCAGGGTGACTGCAGAAGGACGAATCTGTAGATCCCATGTCCAAGGCAAGAGGCAGTATAGTATAGTGCAAGCGAAAAGACAGGCAGCTTTGACCTCAGGCAAAAGACTGGGTTTCAAGTCCTGCCACACACTGGCTGCGTGACTTGTCATCAGGCAATCACAACTTCATAAAACTTACtagattaaaagagaaatgaatatgcatgtggaacccaaagagttcacaatccagacagaagttttcatttttccaacagcaggacaaaggaagaaggaaataacagaaaTCACCACTCAAAGGTTCACGGcatggaagggggaaaaggacaaAACCCCTCCTGAATGAAAGGAGCAAGGCAACGGCAAAAGACACGTTattttcccttgggaactgctagGGCCTAGATTGGATGGTCTCCTTATCTACAGGGTTCCAGCTGCAGAGTTTCTCAAGCCTAGCACAGAATGACTGACACCTGTCTTGACTCCCAAGGACAACACAGGGAGTCCAGCTTAGTATGCAAAGAACAAATAATGTCTGCTCAGGGGGGTGTAGGTGGGGAGGGGATGGGCTTCCTCCTTGACACATTCAGGGCCTCCTGCAttctctgggtccagtgtttcaGAAAAGTATGGCAACTCAAAAATACAAGTTTAGGGGAACCCCTAGCAATCCTTAATAGACTTCACAAGAGTTCCTGAAGCTCTCAGTGCTCCATGGAGCTCTCTTAGACTTCACAAGGCGCTGACCTGAACTAGTGGGTAGAGTCTCCTCCTGAGGAAGCATCACAGTCAAACCCAAAGAGAACATCTCAATCTGCAGGGCTGGGGGGTAGGAGGTCCTGATGCTAACTGAACAACAGACCCTGAAGTGCTGTGGAACAAGaaatacaatacacacacatttgcTTTTTGATACTCCTTGGAACTAGTTAGATAACCATCAGGAGTAAGGCCCTTTATGTCTCTCAGATCCAGCTATCCTCTCTACAAAATGACTAAGTGGCTGTAaaatctctcccagctctaaagtTCTATATACTATGTGTACCTCACAGAAAAGAAAGTAATGAATAATGAAtttcttaacattctttttattCCTCTGGTAGAAATCAGATTTAATCAAACCAGTATTTACCCAAATACAGGTCTCCTTAACaacaggagggggaaaaaaatccatgaagttgtttataaaacaaaatgtacaCATTAGCCCCTgctttccaaatgacttccaCTTTATAACTAGAGAAGCATTTCTTTGGAAAATTCCTCAGCCCACACATCAAATCACATTTAATGAGACTCTCTGAAATGTTAATAGCACTGAACCAAAGACAACCTAAACCTGAGctcaaaaaacatcaaaaaataaatGCCGAAGATAAAGTCAGCCTGAATAAATGGGAGCAACATACAGTATTTTTAAGTGACCAACCAAGAAATTAATTTTATAGTCCTAAAAATTAGAGGTGCAATGTCAATTTGCATTTTACTGAACAACATCAAATTCATTTTCTGTTACATTAAAATTTCATCTATTGAGCTTAAAGGAACTTTGTACTCACCCCCTGGTTTACCCATCATAGTGAAACTTAGAACCAACAAAAACTCATTCATACTAAATGGTGCTACATCATGTTACTTTTAAAACCCAGAATCTCGGatgtttttctttgacctttacCAAATTTCACCTCAATACAAACTGACCAGTCATGTTCCagaataaagggaaaatattttatttgtgtctttgtatcttttAGGGCCTACCTACTACAGTGAATCAAACATTATGAGAATTTACTTAATGATTGCTGAATTGAAATAAACCACTGGTTTCAGGCTGCATTTTCTACAGATCACTCAGTCATGCACATAAACTGAGGGAAGAAAACCCTATACAGTTGTCTATCAtacaattaaattaatatttaagcatgtttaaaaagataaaatacaaa
The DNA window shown above is from Notamacropus eugenii isolate mMacEug1 chromosome 2, mMacEug1.pri_v2, whole genome shotgun sequence and carries:
- the SSX2IP gene encoding afadin- and alpha-actinin-binding protein isoform X1, whose product is MGDWKTITVPIPSSESKNISQFTSETNMSPSSLYSQQVLCPSLPLAKSVHNFFRAFCTEENVDQSISYLDQELTTLGFPSLYEESKGKEVKRDLNIVAVLNCIHELLVLHRKNLLAQENVETQNLKLGSDMDHLQNCYSKLKEQLETSRREMIGLQERDRQLQGKNRNLHQLLKNEKDEVQKLQNIIASRATQYNHDMKRKEREYNKLKERLHQLVMNKKDKKTAMDILNYVGRADGKRGAWRTGKTEARNEDEMYKVLLSDYEQRQKQILLENAELKKVLQQMKKEMISLLTPQKQKPKGKAEDSPGTVLSDVEEDTSELSKENMWELSCETVREQLTNSIRKQWRILKSHVEKLDNQEKSHHKLPSHKLSADKCLQRRMTISKVHLGDFKDEEVISRQDHEQETEKLELEIQHCKEMIQTQQQLLQQQFTTACDDDTSSLLQDCYLLEEKERLEEEWALFKEQKKNFEKERRSFTEAAIRLGLERKAFEEDRAGWLKQQFLNMTSFDNKNSENGKPPSAFSGSSDQDNLTLHSKPGQKPYSAYNESSVRASKLTKSLPVSPSTSELFQTIHHISESSSSSVLNVITEDATPNQIGRGCTTQKWSMASRPDSQEGGCSGSRSLACTDSSIEHRDGLP
- the SSX2IP gene encoding afadin- and alpha-actinin-binding protein isoform X5 — protein: MGDWKTITVPIPSSESKNISQFTSETNMSPSSLYSQQVLCPSLPLAKSVHNFFRAFCTEENVDQSISYLDQELTTLGFPSLYEESKGKEVKRDLNIVAVLNCIHELLVLHRKNLLAQENVETQNLKLGSDMDHLQNCYSKLKVQKLQNIIASRATQYNHDMKRKEREYNKLKERLHQLVMNKKDKKTAMDILNYVGRADGKRGAWRTGKTEARNEDEMYKVLLSDYEQRQKQILLENAELKKVLQQMKKEMISLLTPQKQKPKGKAEDSPGTVLSDVEEDTSELSKENMWELSCETVREQLTNSIRKQWRILKSHVEKLDNQEKSHHKLPSHKLSADKCLQRRMTISKVHLGDFKDEEVISRQDHEQETEKLELEIQHCKEMIQTQQQLLQQQFTTACDDDTSSLLQDCYLLEEKERLEEEWALFKEQKKNFEKERRSFTEAAIRLGLERKAFEEDRAGWLKQQFLNMTSFDNKNSENGKPPSAFSGSSDQDNLTLHSKPGQKPYSAYNESSVRASKLTKSLPVSPSTSELFQTIHHISESSSSSVLNVITEDATPNQIGRGCTTQKWSMASRPDSQEGGCSGSRSLACTDSSIEHRDGLP
- the SSX2IP gene encoding afadin- and alpha-actinin-binding protein isoform X6 is translated as MGDWKTITVPIPSSESKNISQFTSETNMSPSSLYSQQVLCPSLPLAKSVHNFFRAFCTEENVDQSISYLDQELTTLGFPSLYEESKGKEVKRDLNIVAVLNCIHELLVLHRKNLLAQENVETQNLKLGSDMDHLQNCYSKLKVQKLQNIIASRATQYNHDMKRKEREYNKLKERLHQLVMNKKDKKTAMDILNYVGRADGKRGAWRTGKTEARNEDEMYKVLLSDYEQRQKQILLENAELKKVLQQMKKEMISLLTPQKQKPKGKAEDSPGTVLSDVEEDTSELSKENMWELSCETVREQLTNSIRKQWRILKSHVEKLDNQVSKVHLGDFKDEEVISRQDHEQETEKLELEIQHCKEMIQTQQQLLQQQFTTACDDDTSSLLQDCYLLEEKERLEEEWALFKEQKKNFEKERRSFTEAAIRLGLERKAFEEDRAGWLKQQFLNMTSFDNKNSENGKPPSAFSGSSDQDNLTLHSKPGQKPYSAYNESSVRASKLTKSLPVSPSTSELFQTIHHISESSSSSVLNVITEDATPNQIGRGCTTQKWSMASRPDSQEGGCSGSRSLACTDSSIEHRDGLP
- the SSX2IP gene encoding afadin- and alpha-actinin-binding protein isoform X2, whose translation is MGDWKTITVPIPSSESKNISQFTSETNMSPSSLYSQQVLCPSLPLAKSVHNFFRAFCTEENVDQSISYLDQELTTLGFPSLYEESKGKEVKRDLNIVAVLNCIHELLVLHRKNLLAQENVETQNLKLGSDMDHLQNCYSKLKEQLETSRREMIGLQERDRQLQGKNRNLHQLLKNEKDEVQKLQNIIASRATQYNHDMKRKEREYNKLKERLHQLVMNKKDKKTAMDILNYVGRADGKRGAWRTGKTEARNEDEMYKVLLSDYEQRQKQILLENAELKKVLQQMKKEMISLLTPQKQKPKGKAEDSPGTVLSDVEEDTSELSKENMWELSCETVREQLTNSIRKQWRILKSHVEKLDNQEKSHHKLPSHKLSADKCLQRRMTISKVHLGDFKDEEVISRQDHEQETEKLELEIQHCKEMIQTQQQLLQQFTTACDDDTSSLLQDCYLLEEKERLEEEWALFKEQKKNFEKERRSFTEAAIRLGLERKAFEEDRAGWLKQQFLNMTSFDNKNSENGKPPSAFSGSSDQDNLTLHSKPGQKPYSAYNESSVRASKLTKSLPVSPSTSELFQTIHHISESSSSSVLNVITEDATPNQIGRGCTTQKWSMASRPDSQEGGCSGSRSLACTDSSIEHRDGLP